CTGCAGCCCTGGACTAACATCCCTGTCCCGGTCCTGCCCACAGATCCCACGCGGGACCAGTGCTTTGGTGACCGCTTCAGCCGCCTGCTGCTGGCTGAGTTCCTGGGCTATGATGACATCCTCATGTCCAGCGTGAAGGGCCTGGCAGAGAACGAGGAGAACAAAGGTGCGGGGCGAAGGCGGGGCCTGTTTAGGTGGGGCTTGGGCTGAGGTGCTTGCTCACTGCCTCTTTCACTCCACCCCTCTTGCAGGCTTCCTGAGGAATGTGGTGTCCGGGGAGCACTACCGCTTCGTGAGCATGTGGATGGCCCGCACGTCCTACCTGGCCGCCTTCGTCATCATGGTCATCTTTGTGAGTGCCTCaggcagggtgggatggggtggggtggggctggaggggcgGGGCAGCCATCCAAGGCCTCACGGTGACCCACTTGCAGACCCTGAGCGTGTCCATGTTGCTGCGCTACTCCCACCATCAGATCTTCGTTTTCATTGGTGAGTGTCCCCTCTGGCCATCTCCCTTGCCCCTCCCCCATTCCGGGCGCCTCACCCGGTCTGCCCGCCCGCCACCCTCTCCCGCAGTGGACCTGCTGCAGATGCTGGAGATGAACATGGCCATCGCCTTCCCCGCAGCGCCCCTGCTGACCGTCATCCTGGCCCTCGTGGGTGAGGACCCTGCgcccccacaccctgcccccttACCTGGCATGCTGGCCACCCACCTCAACTGGTGGCTCCTGTCTCCCCCCACCAGGAATGGAGGCGATCATGTCTGAGTTCTTCAACGACACCACCACGGCCTTCTACATCATCCTCATCGTGTGGCTGGCTGACCAGTATGACGCCATCTGCTGCCACACCAACACCAGCAAGCGGCACTGGCTTCGGTGGGCACCAGTGGCCATGTGGTCCGGGGTGGAGGCAGCCGGGTGGGCAGCACCTCATTGTTCCCCTTGCAGGTTCTTCTACCTGTACCACTTTGCCTTCTACGCTTACCACTATCGCTTCAACGGGCAGTACAGCAGCCTGGCACTCGTCACCTCCTGGCTCTTCATCCAGGTGAGGTGGGCTTTCCTTGGGACTGGCGGCCCGAGGGTCCAGCCTTTTGGGGGTCCCTTGCCTGACCCAGTGCCTACCCCCCGCAGCATTCCATGATCTACTTCTTCCACCACTACGAACTACCTGCCATCCTGCAGCAGATCCGTGTCCAGGAGATGCTGCTGCAGACACCACCACTGGGCCCCGGCACCCCCACAGCCCTGCCAGACGACCTGAACAACAATGGAGGCATCCCACCTATCACCCCCGACGCTGCCAGCCAgtcccctgccctgggccctggctTGCCAGGTGCTGGCGGGGGCCCCGGGCCCATGGCTGAGGCACCTAGCTCCCTGGTGGCCGCAGCGGCCTCAGTGGCTGCAGCAGCCAGTGGTGACCTGGGTTGGATGGCAGAGACGGCTGCCATCATCACAGACGCCTCCTTCCTGTCTGGCCTGAGCGCCTCTCTCCTGGACCGGCGGCCAGGCAGCCCCCTGAGCCCTAGTGGGGGGCTCCTACGGGCCCCCCAGGACAGTGCCCCTGCAAGCAACTCTCCAGGGTCTGATGCAGTCTCTCAGACCACCGGCGGGGGCAGGCCCAACCCTGTGTCTACCGATCTAGTGGACACACCGTCGGAGGTCGGCTCCTGAGCCCTGGGCAGCTGACTGCCTCTATCCCTGGCTTTCCAAGCCAGCTGGGTGTGACCTGGCTGGAGCCCTTGGGGGTCAGGGAGACTGTCCCCAGTGGCTCTGGGAATGCTCAGCCTGCCTTGGGTGGTTTGGGGTCCATCAGGTTTGCTGGGAGGCAGGCGTTTCTCCCCCAGGGCATGGGGCCGGCCTACAGCCTGTCTCTGTCCCTGGTGGGTCTCCTCAGCTAGTAAATCAAGACCAGCCTGTGAACCAGGGTAGAAGGGGTGGGGGCTCCATGGAAGGTTCTGAAAGGGTGGTGAAAGGTCTGGAGCAAGCTGCCCCGGAGCAAAGCATCGGGTGGGGCTGGCTTAGCTGGTGCTCTGTCATGCCCAGTGCCTTTCCATGGCCACCCTACGTGCCCGGGCTGGGGGCCCGGGAATGTGGAGCTCGGCCCCGATGGCGCATAGACGCCAACATCTAAGGCAGCCAGGGGAACCAGGGTTCTGCCCTGCTGTGGGTGGGGAGATGGCCGGTGACCCAACCCAATCACTCTGTGAGGAATGCAGAAGAGCGCTCATTCCACTCTTATTTAATTGCAGTGTACAAAATGGTGTTTGTATATAGAATAAACTGTTGACAGCGTCCAGCCAGCgtctgtgtgttggggggtggggtggggggagcctggAGAGCCGCGCGGGAAGGGAGGTTCCACCCTATGGACGGGTGGCCCCCCTTCGGAGCAGGCACTGCAGGTGGAGAAGGGCTGGATCCCACTTCAGGAGGCCACCTCCGGTGCTTCCTCGCAGGCCAGAAGCCACGTGCACGGCGGCTCGCAGGTGCTGTCCCCAAGCTGGGCCAGGAGCGCCCTGCGCCGCAGCAGCGCCTGGCGGAGCCTCTCCTGCGCGCCCGCGATTCGCTgctccagctcctccagctcccTGGGGAGTGGGGCGCCAGACCGCAGCTCCGCGGGCGGGCCATTGGAGCACACTGGGGCCTCGGGTGGCGCGGCCGGATCCGCATCTGGGACGGCCGCGTCGGGAGGAGAGGCAGAGACCACAGTATGCTCCAGCAGGAAACGCACGCGACGCTCCCTCACCGCGGCCCGGCGAATCCGTGTCCAGCCCCCCGGGCCCGCGGGGGCGGCCTGTGTGTTGTTCTGCGGCTCCTCGAGACCCCTGGGGGATGGATGGGCTGGGCAGCCACGTCCTACCCACAGTCCCCGTCTGCCCTTTAGGGTCAAAGTTCCTGAGGAGGCCGCCAGTGGAAGGTGTGGACCCAGTCGAGGTCGGAGGGCAGGTGTGGGAGTTGCTGGGGTGGAGAACCGCCCCCCAAGCCCCTTACCTTGACTccgcctcctcctgcccctctggTGGCTCTGTGTTGAGGGCGCGATGAATTCTCTAGGAGCCAAGAATTTGGCTCAGCGGGAAGAcaggcccccctcccccccgccccaagCCCGGCTCCCGCCCCACCGCCGGCTGGGTTGGCCAGCTCCTCACCTGGCTCGTGTGCAGCCAGTACTGCAGCTTGTTGCCCCTTCGGATGCGCGGCAGTGCCAGGTGGTAGAAGACGTGCTCACCCAGGGAGCTGAGCAGAGCACTACCCAGACCCAGGCAGAGCAGCACGAAGAGTCCGGAGAAGTGGTAGACGCCCATCTGCAGGGTCTGTGGGCAGGATGCAGGCACATAGTCCCTCCAGGTCATAGCAGACCCCGGGGGAGCCCGGACCTTGGAAGGGAGCGGGAACAGAAGTTGGGCCAGAGAGAAGGGCCTGGGGCTACATTTTCAGAGGTTTCATGGACAAGAGGGCACTAGAGCTGGGGTTTTGTAGGATGAATAGAATGCACAAAAGCAGGCAAATACACTGGTCTTGGGAATGAGCAGAGGTTGACTACCCTGGTGAAGGACCACGGAGGTTCGGGGGCTTCCCCACGCCGACCCCACCCCACATGCGGGGGACCTGCCGCACCTCCGTCACGGCGAAGACCCGCTTCCCACAAGGCACCATCTTGTACCACTTGTCGTGCAGTAAGTCGATGAAGCCGGAGGACTTGTAGCGGCTGATGAATTCGGACAGGTTGGAGGTGAGCGGTGAATTTCTAGGGAGTCCGATACCATAGCCTGGGGGAGGCCGGGCAATGGGTTGGGACCAGGCTGGACGCAGACCCAGAGGAGCGGAACCCTCCTGGAGCCCGCAGATCACTGGTTCTGGGGACTCCTCACCCTCGATGACGAAGGGTTTGCCCACGGTCAGCAGCCTGCAGTCCGCGTCGATGGACACCTCATAGTCCAGGAGCGACTTGTCCATGATGAAGGCATTGAGCTTGGGGGGATCGctcctgaggagggcatggggaCAGGATGAGCACCCGCGCCCGCCCGCgtggccccgccccgcgccccgccccgcgcgcccTCCTCACGTAAGCATGGCGACGCCGTGGGGAGTGGTAGGTGCACTATGGCGCCGCACGTGCGAGTACATCTCCGGGAAGCTTTTCTTGATGTAGGCCTCAGCGCTGCTCTCCCACACCGTGCCGAAACGGAAGCCCTGAGACGGGTGGTGCAGCTGCGGGCCAGTGCCCAGTCAACACAGAAGGGCCTCGACCCCTGCCCCCGCTCCCCCCTCGCACCCCACtttcgccgaagaattgatgcttttgaactgtggtgttggagttgagagtcccttggacagcaaggagatccaaccagtcaatcctaaagaaaatcagtcctgaatattcattggaaggacttaggctgaagctgaaactccaatactttggccacctgatgcaaagaactgactccttggaaaagaccctgatgctggggaaaattgaaggcaagaggagaaggggacaacaaaagatgacatggttggatggcatcaccgactcgatggacaggagtctgagcaagttccaggagttgatgatggacagggaaacctgtcatgctgcaatccatggggtaacaaagagtctgacaggactgagcgactgaattgaactgaactgaggccacaCTGACCGGGGCCTCCTTGGTGGGGCTATGAACCTCCAAAAAGCTGGACCTGAGGTAAGCAGGGCTGTCCACAATTTTCTGTGGAAGAAAAGGCTCTACAACTGTGCTGTTCTCAAATGGCTGTTGCATGCTTTCaattaatcaatttaaaaagtagCCACATGTGGAGAGTGGCTGGCCCATCTAGATCTCCTTAATGGTTTACAGAGGACACTGGGGTGGTGGTGGATTGGGCGGgcagcatgtgtgctaagttgcttcagtcatgtccaactctttgcgacgctatggactgtatagcctgccatgctcctctgttcatgggattcttcaggcaagaatactggagtggattgccattgtctcctctagagaatcttcctgacccagggatcaaacccatgtctcctaatATGTcttctggattggcaggtggattctttaccattatcgCTAACTGGGAAGCCCTGGATTGGGAGTGGACAGAAGAGGCTAAACACCACTCAGAGACAAGATCAGCCAGATCCAAACACTGGGAGATACTATGGggcaaaacacaaaacaacttCAACAAACAAATCACTAGTGAAAAAGACAGGAGTGTCAAAATAACCCTCTGGGGCCTTCTCAGGACAGACCACCCccttgtcctctgcctgccttttgtctataGGAAATAGCCTCCTAGGTCTTCCCTgagttcaaaagaataaatcaaagaaatgacaaaatacagaaacaaaggaaaagagtcaAGACAaaaatagtttagtcattaaaaCCAAGGACTTTTAATTCCTTCTCAGGTGCTATAGCTAATATCCAGAGCCAGCGGATCCTCGGTGGTCCAGGGGtaagattctgcacttctactgcagggaacatggattcagtccctggtcagggaactaacagcCCATATACCAtacagtgtgaccaaaaaaagaaaaaaaaaaaaaaaaaatcctgagccAGAGGTCCTTTAAGCTGTTTCCCCCACCTCCGCCCCCAGATGGTAGAAGTTAACTATGCTGCCCATAAGCACAGAGGCCCTAGGCTAATTAGAACCAGAGGGTTAATGATGTTGACTCCTGactacctcaccaccaaccagtcagaagaatgtccaccaCCTGATCAGGGTACAGGGTACACATCCTAAAACCCCGCCTCCCTCACCCTGTCTTTAAAGTCTTTTacccaatattaaaaaacaaaggaaaaccactTTTCCCTAAGGGCCACCTAGGCGTTTGGGTCTTAAGCACTAGCTgcctggactccttgcttggcACCTGCGATAAACCCCGTGGTTTCCTTTGCCATGACCCCATGTCAATAGAATGGTCTCACTGCCCACCAGTGAGTGGACCTAAGTTTGATTCGATAACTAAGAGGTTTCTGCCATCCTCGATGTCTGTGCATTTTGGATCCAGATTCAAACAAACTGTGGCAGGGTTGGGCGAAGACAACTGAGAAAATGGGTCCCTGATGTTTAAATTTCCCAAATATTCATAATGAAATGACAGGAGGCCTGGGTCTTACTTTAGGATAATTCAGTGACTGGGGTT
The DNA window shown above is from Bos indicus x Bos taurus breed Angus x Brahman F1 hybrid chromosome 7, Bos_hybrid_MaternalHap_v2.0, whole genome shotgun sequence and carries:
- the TMEM259 gene encoding membralin isoform X4; this encodes MSEHAAPGAPGPGPNGGGGGGGGGGGGQAPARGPRTPNLNPNPLINVRDRLFHALFFKMAVTYSRLFPPAFRRLFEFFVLLKALFVLFVLAYIHIVFSRSPINCLEHVRDKWPREGILRVEVQHNSSRAPVFLQFCDGGHGSFPGLAMEPDGLELEEEEEEELTMDMFGNSSIKFELDIEPKVFKPPGGPKALNDSQEFPFPETPPKAWPQDEYIVEYSLEYGFLRLSQATRQRLSIPVMVVTLDPTRDQCFGDRFSRLLLAEFLGYDDILMSSVKGLAENEENKGFLRNVVSGEHYRFVSMWMARTSYLAAFVIMVIFTLSVSMLLRYSHHQIFVFIDLLQMLEMNMAIAFPAAPLLTVILALVGMEAIMSEFFNDTTTAFYIILIVWLADQYDAICCHTNTSKRHWLRFFYLYHFAFYAYHYRFNGQYSSLALVTSWLFIQHSMIYFFHHYELPAILQQIRVQEMLLQTPPLGPGTPTALPDDLNNNGGIPPITPDAASQSPALGPGLPGAGGGPGPMAEAPSSLVAAAASVAAAASGDLGWMAETAAIITDASFLSGLSASLLDRRPGSPLSPSGGLLRAPQDSAPASNSPGSDAVSQTTGGGRPNPVSTDLVDTPSEVGS
- the TMEM259 gene encoding membralin isoform X1, which produces MSEHAAPGAPGPGPNGGGGGGGGGGGGQAPARGPRTPNLNPNPLINVRDRLFHALFFKMAVTYSRLFPPAFRRLFEFFVLLKALFVLFVLAYIHIVFSRSPINCLEHVRDKWPREGILRVEVQHNSSRAPVFLQFCDGGHGSFPGLAMEPDGLELEEEEEEELTMDMFGNSSIKFELDIEPKVFKPPGGPKALNDSQEFPFPETPPKAWPQDEYIVEYSLEYGFLRLSQATRQRLSIPVMVVTLDPTRDQCFGDRFSRLLLAEFLGYDDILMSSVKGLAENEENKGFLRNVVSGEHYRFVSMWMARTSYLAAFVIMVIFTLSVSMLLRYSHHQIFVFIGECPLWPSPLPLPHSGRLTRSARPPPSPAVDLLQMLEMNMAIAFPAAPLLTVILALVGMEAIMSEFFNDTTTAFYIILIVWLADQYDAICCHTNTSKRHWLRFFYLYHFAFYAYHYRFNGQYSSLALVTSWLFIQHSMIYFFHHYELPAILQQIRVQEMLLQTPPLGPGTPTALPDDLNNNGGIPPITPDAASQSPALGPGLPGAGGGPGPMAEAPSSLVAAAASVAAAASGDLGWMAETAAIITDASFLSGLSASLLDRRPGSPLSPSGGLLRAPQDSAPASNSPGSDAVSQTTGGGRPNPVSTDLVDTPSEVGS
- the TMEM259 gene encoding membralin isoform X2 yields the protein MSEHAAPGAPGPGPNGGGGGGGGGGGGQAPARGPRTPNLNPNPLINVRDRLFHALFFKMAVTYSRLFPPAFRRLFEFFVLLKALFVLFVLAYIHIVFSRSPINCLEHVRDKWPREGILRVEVQHNSSRAPVFLQFCDGGHGSFPGLAMEPDGLELEEEEEEELTMDMFGNSSIKFELDIEPKVFKPPGGPKALNDSQEFPFPETPPKAWPQDEYIVEYSLEYGFLRLSQATRQRLSIPVMVVTLDPTRDQCFGDRFSRLLLAEFLGYDDILMSSVKGLAENEENKGFLRNVVSGEHYRFVSMWMARTSYLAAFVIMVIFTLSVSMLLRYSHHQIFVFIVDLLQMLEMNMAIAFPAAPLLTVILALVGMEAIMSEFFNDTTTAFYIILIVWLADQYDAICCHTNTSKRHWLRWAPVAMWSGVEAAGWAAPHCSPCRFFYLYHFAFYAYHYRFNGQYSSLALVTSWLFIQHSMIYFFHHYELPAILQQIRVQEMLLQTPPLGPGTPTALPDDLNNNGGIPPITPDAASQSPALGPGLPGAGGGPGPMAEAPSSLVAAAASVAAAASGDLGWMAETAAIITDASFLSGLSASLLDRRPGSPLSPSGGLLRAPQDSAPASNSPGSDAVSQTTGGGRPNPVSTDLVDTPSEVGS
- the TMEM259 gene encoding membralin isoform X5, with the translated sequence MEPDGLELEEEEEEELTMDMFGNSSIKFELDIEPKVFKPPGGPKALNDSQEFPFPETPPKAWPQDEYIVEYSLEYGFLRLSQATRQRLSIPVMVVTLDPTRDQCFGDRFSRLLLAEFLGYDDILMSSVKGLAENEENKGFLRNVVSGEHYRFVSMWMARTSYLAAFVIMVIFTLSVSMLLRYSHHQIFVFIGECPLWPSPLPLPHSGRLTRSARPPPSPAVDLLQMLEMNMAIAFPAAPLLTVILALVGMEAIMSEFFNDTTTAFYIILIVWLADQYDAICCHTNTSKRHWLRFFYLYHFAFYAYHYRFNGQYSSLALVTSWLFIQHSMIYFFHHYELPAILQQIRVQEMLLQTPPLGPGTPTALPDDLNNNGGIPPITPDAASQSPALGPGLPGAGGGPGPMAEAPSSLVAAAASVAAAASGDLGWMAETAAIITDASFLSGLSASLLDRRPGSPLSPSGGLLRAPQDSAPASNSPGSDAVSQTTGGGRPNPVSTDLVDTPSEVGS
- the TMEM259 gene encoding membralin isoform X3; amino-acid sequence: MSEHAAPGAPGPGPNGGGGGGGGGGGGQAPARGPRTPNLNPNPLINVRDRLFHALFFKMAVTYSRLFPPAFRRLFEFFVLLKALFVLFVLAYIHIVFSRSPINCLEHVRDKWPREGILRVEVQHNSSRAPVFLQFCDGGHGSFPGLAMEPDGLELEEEEEEELTMDMFGNSSIKFELDIEPKVFKPPGGPKALNDSQEFPFPETPPKAWPQDEYIVEYSLEYGFLRLSQATRQRLSIPVMVVTLDPTRDQCFGDRFSRLLLAEFLGYDDILMSSVKGLAENEENKGFLRNVVSGEHYRFVSMWMARTSYLAAFVIMVIFTLSVSMLLRYSHHQIFVFIVDLLQMLEMNMAIAFPAAPLLTVILALVGMEAIMSEFFNDTTTAFYIILIVWLADQYDAICCHTNTSKRHWLRFFYLYHFAFYAYHYRFNGQYSSLALVTSWLFIQHSMIYFFHHYELPAILQQIRVQEMLLQTPPLGPGTPTALPDDLNNNGGIPPITPDAASQSPALGPGLPGAGGGPGPMAEAPSSLVAAAASVAAAASGDLGWMAETAAIITDASFLSGLSASLLDRRPGSPLSPSGGLLRAPQDSAPASNSPGSDAVSQTTGGGRPNPVSTDLVDTPSEVGS